A window from Mus caroli chromosome 2, CAROLI_EIJ_v1.1, whole genome shotgun sequence encodes these proteins:
- the Lin7c gene encoding protein lin-7 homolog C, producing MAALGEPVRLERDICRAIELLEKLQRSGEVPPQKLQALQRVLQSEFCNAVREVYEHVYETVDISSSPEVRANATAKATVAAFAASEGHSHPRVVELPKTEEGLGFNIMGGKEQNSPIYISRIIPGGIADRHGGLKRGDQLLSVNGVSVEGEHHEKAVELLKAAQGKVKLVVRYTPKVLEEMESRFEKMRSAKRRQQT from the exons ATGGCGGCGCTGGGCGAGCCTGTCCGGCTGGAAAGGG ATATCTGCAGAGCAATTGAATTGTTGGAGAAATTACAGAGGAGTGGAGAGGTGCCGCCACAGAAACTTCAGGCTTTGCAAAGAGTCCTTCAGAGTGAGTTCTGCAATGCTGTAAGAGAG GTATACGAACACGTTTATGAGACGGTGGACATCAGCAGCAGCCCTGAAGTGAGAGCCAATGCAACTGCAAAG GCTACTGTTGCTGCATTTGCTGCCAGTGAAGGACACTCTCATCCCCGAGTTGTTGAGCTACCCAAaacagaagagggccttggattcAATATCATGGGAGGCAAAGAGCAAAACTCACCAATCTATATATCACGGATAATTCCAGGTGGAATTGCTGACAGACATGGAGGCCTCAAACGAGGAGATCAGCTACTTTCTGTTAATGGAGTG AGTGTTGAAGGGGAGCACCATGAGAAAGCCGTAGAGCTCCTGAAAGCAGCCCAAGGGAAGGTTAAATTAGTCGTACGGTACACGCCAAAAGTCTTGGAAGAAATGGAGTCCCGCTTTGAGAAAATGAGATCAGCAAAACGCAGACAGCAGACCTaa